One Myxococcaceae bacterium JPH2 DNA window includes the following coding sequences:
- a CDS encoding NAD(P)/FAD-dependent oxidoreductase: protein MSETFDVVVIGGGPTGENVAARAAAGGLSVALVEHELYGGECSYWACVPSKALLRPTEALWLAQHTPGAREALKGPLVASAVLAHRDALVKGYDDSSQVKWAENANLTPVRGHGRLAGPRRVSVASKDGTTRELEARRAVVLATGSQPRVPDIPGLRASKPWDNREATAAARAPRRLLVLGGGVEAVELAQAWRGLGSEEVTLVQRGPRVLTRFEPFVGEQVAQALRDSGVRVVLGTEAARVSRAGDAGEYTVTLTHDAGEARADALLVAMGRVARTDDLGLETVGLKPGGSVEVDDQLRARGVAGGWLYACGDVNGRNLLTHMGKYQARTAGDVILGKQAAAWADARAVPQVVFTHPQVASVGLTEAQARRAGLPVRAVQYELGNVTGTVLLGEGLKGTAKLVVDEKRRIIVGASFTGPEVGEMLHAATIAVAGQVSLDTLWHAVPSFPTLSEVWLRLLETYGL from the coding sequence ATGTCCGAGACATTCGACGTCGTGGTCATCGGAGGCGGCCCCACGGGCGAGAACGTCGCGGCCCGAGCCGCCGCGGGCGGACTCTCCGTGGCGCTGGTGGAGCACGAGCTCTACGGCGGCGAGTGCTCCTATTGGGCCTGCGTCCCCAGCAAGGCGCTGCTGCGCCCCACCGAGGCGCTGTGGCTCGCCCAGCACACCCCTGGCGCTCGCGAGGCGCTCAAGGGTCCGCTGGTGGCGAGCGCGGTGCTCGCGCATCGCGATGCCCTGGTGAAGGGCTACGACGACTCCTCACAGGTGAAGTGGGCCGAGAACGCGAACCTCACACCCGTGCGCGGCCATGGACGGCTCGCGGGTCCTCGGCGGGTGAGCGTGGCGAGCAAGGACGGCACGACGCGCGAGCTGGAAGCGCGGCGCGCGGTGGTGCTGGCCACGGGCAGCCAACCGCGCGTGCCGGACATCCCGGGCCTGCGGGCGTCGAAGCCTTGGGACAACCGAGAAGCCACGGCGGCGGCTCGCGCCCCACGGCGACTCCTGGTGCTGGGCGGTGGCGTGGAGGCCGTGGAGCTGGCGCAAGCGTGGCGCGGGTTGGGCTCGGAGGAGGTCACGCTGGTGCAGCGCGGCCCGCGCGTGCTCACGCGCTTCGAGCCCTTCGTGGGAGAGCAGGTCGCCCAGGCCCTGCGGGACTCCGGCGTGCGCGTGGTGCTGGGGACGGAGGCCGCGCGGGTGAGCCGCGCGGGTGACGCGGGCGAATACACGGTGACGCTCACGCACGACGCGGGCGAGGCGCGCGCCGATGCGCTGCTCGTGGCGATGGGCCGCGTGGCCCGTACAGACGACCTGGGTCTGGAGACCGTGGGCCTGAAGCCGGGCGGCTCGGTGGAGGTGGATGATCAACTTCGCGCCCGAGGCGTGGCGGGCGGCTGGCTCTACGCGTGTGGCGACGTGAACGGCCGCAACCTCCTCACGCACATGGGCAAGTACCAGGCGCGGACCGCCGGAGACGTCATCCTCGGCAAGCAGGCAGCGGCCTGGGCGGACGCGCGCGCTGTTCCCCAGGTCGTCTTCACCCATCCCCAGGTCGCGAGCGTAGGACTCACGGAGGCGCAAGCTCGCCGCGCAGGACTGCCCGTGCGCGCGGTGCAGTACGAGCTGGGGAACGTGACGGGCACCGTGCTGCTGGGCGAGGGCTTGAAGGGCACCGCGAAGCTCGTCGTGGACGAGAAGCGCCGCATCATCGTAGGCGCCAGCTTCACCGGCCCCGAGGTGGGCGAGATGCTCCACGCGGCCACCATCGCCGTCGCCGGTCAGGTGTCCCTGGACACGCTGTGGCACGCGGTGCCGTCCTTCCCCACCCTGAGCGAGGTGTGGCTGCGCCTGCTGGAGACCTACGGCCTCTGA
- a CDS encoding DUF2029 domain-containing protein, with the protein MSAVTPGHAPPSPRASPTSRDWREDPKWARWVGWGVLAVLAIAAVALGQNPRRGIDFRVYLTAAERFLEGSDLYRVSDGTMPFKYAPVTAPLFIPFQVLPARLAVALWNLGSVLALLAVARLTARAQPAPGEAPSWAWAPVLATLALFPAFSFELFYGQVDAVLLLLLVLAAARAERGEAWVPGAAFAVACLLKPPAALLGLFFLWRRQWRVVGTTAAVGSLLVLPTLARYGMTGTMSQLHAWTETLARTTPPWALGHNPQGLPTLLLSLVLPAESVPPPHALPIAQGVALVLFIAAIAWARPGPADLLAMCCLGVTLLSPLAWRANYVLAWPLLRGLLEGRTRIGVALVALVALTGMLVSDTAFGPDLSRQVLLFRPFALAYTALLLATVWQVHRRGAPAAVLPSGEVTQLPRGLASSRVP; encoded by the coding sequence ATGAGCGCCGTCACACCCGGGCACGCCCCTCCCTCTCCCCGAGCCTCCCCTACCTCGCGCGACTGGCGAGAGGATCCCAAGTGGGCCCGCTGGGTGGGATGGGGGGTGCTCGCGGTGCTCGCCATCGCGGCGGTGGCGCTGGGGCAGAATCCACGGCGAGGGATCGACTTCCGCGTCTATCTCACCGCCGCGGAGCGCTTCCTCGAGGGCTCGGACCTGTACCGGGTCTCCGACGGCACCATGCCGTTCAAGTACGCCCCCGTCACCGCGCCGCTCTTCATTCCCTTCCAGGTGCTGCCCGCGCGGCTCGCGGTGGCGCTGTGGAATCTCGGATCCGTCCTGGCCCTGCTGGCCGTGGCGCGCCTCACGGCCCGCGCCCAGCCGGCTCCGGGTGAGGCGCCTTCGTGGGCCTGGGCGCCTGTGCTCGCCACGCTCGCGCTCTTCCCTGCCTTCTCCTTCGAACTCTTCTACGGACAGGTGGACGCGGTGCTCCTCCTGTTGCTCGTGCTGGCTGCGGCCCGTGCGGAGCGAGGCGAAGCCTGGGTGCCCGGCGCGGCGTTCGCCGTCGCGTGTCTGCTGAAGCCGCCCGCCGCGCTGCTCGGCCTGTTCTTCCTCTGGCGTCGACAGTGGCGCGTCGTGGGCACCACCGCCGCCGTGGGCAGCCTGCTCGTGCTGCCCACGCTCGCGCGCTACGGCATGACAGGGACGATGTCCCAGCTCCACGCGTGGACCGAGACGCTCGCGCGCACCACGCCGCCCTGGGCCCTGGGACACAATCCCCAAGGGCTGCCCACGTTGCTGCTCTCGCTGGTGCTTCCTGCGGAGTCCGTGCCGCCGCCTCACGCGCTCCCGATCGCGCAGGGCGTGGCGCTCGTGCTCTTCATTGCGGCCATCGCGTGGGCTCGCCCTGGACCCGCGGATCTGCTCGCGATGTGCTGCCTGGGGGTGACGCTGCTGTCGCCCCTGGCCTGGCGCGCCAACTACGTCCTCGCGTGGCCGCTGCTCCGCGGGCTGCTGGAGGGGCGCACGCGAATCGGAGTCGCGCTCGTCGCGCTGGTGGCGCTCACGGGGATGCTTGTCTCGGACACGGCGTTCGGGCCGGACCTCTCGCGACAGGTGCTCCTCTTCCGGCCCTTCGCGCTCGCGTACACGGCGCTGCTACTCGCCACCGTGTGGCAGGTGCATCGCCGTGGCGCTCCCGCCGCCGTGCTCCCCAGTGGAGAGGTGACGCAACTGCCGCGTGGGCTCGCGAGCAGCCGCGTTCCGTAG
- a CDS encoding DUF2378 family protein, producing MRLTDSAQAVQARMALCQPEHTLMGFFFEGLLEGVERLAGEETLREARAMTRGLAKLKSHQSCSALEYLSVLDLAGRELERRGQDYAVAVEQVARAASERVFSSAVGQLVLAIAGDDPHRGLSNVPGLAGATCTFGERDYERVSDTSARLSFRGDLLGPSWCMGLTLGGVSRGPTGQRFVAELEAGADPFTDFSLVVRW from the coding sequence GTGAGACTGACGGATTCCGCGCAGGCGGTACAAGCCCGGATGGCGCTGTGCCAGCCCGAGCACACGCTGATGGGGTTCTTCTTCGAGGGGCTGCTGGAGGGAGTGGAGCGGCTCGCGGGAGAGGAGACGCTGCGCGAGGCGCGCGCGATGACGCGAGGGCTGGCGAAGCTCAAGTCTCACCAGTCGTGTTCCGCGCTGGAGTATCTGAGCGTGCTCGACCTGGCGGGGCGCGAGCTGGAGCGGCGCGGTCAGGACTATGCGGTCGCGGTCGAGCAGGTGGCGCGCGCGGCCTCCGAGCGGGTGTTCTCCTCGGCGGTGGGGCAGCTCGTGTTGGCCATCGCGGGAGATGATCCGCACCGAGGCCTGTCCAACGTGCCGGGGCTCGCGGGGGCCACGTGCACGTTCGGCGAGCGCGACTACGAGCGCGTCTCGGACACGAGCGCGCGGCTCTCTTTCCGCGGCGACCTCTTGGGGCCGTCCTGGTGCATGGGGCTGACGCTGGGCGGGGTGTCACGCGGACCCACCGGGCAGCGCTTCGTGGCCGAGCTGGAGGCCGGCGCGGATCCGTTCACGGACTTCTCGCTGGTGGTCCGCTGGTGA
- a CDS encoding metallophosphoesterase produces MNGALKHGVLAALLITACVRPAEDRATRDANVGREENGGVSVEVEGGLASVRAVAAGGLELWGQAPAFSTKVTMSADAPSGLLLTVHNAMPDAELTATDEGGGVVPVEPFPSVRPTLKVWRVGLRPGTVARLMVAPPDWDSDAPFRFAALADVQEALPRVGDVYARMSEDPSLRFIFFAGDLTERGQREELEEFQQRLEFGARIPLFATLGNHETFTQDARAYHQLVGRGSQHFVFHGVHFSLVDSGNGTVDPTVEAQLDGWLDEARDAVHVVAMHVPPLDPVGVRGGGFASRNEAAGLVGKLARAGVDLTLYGHIHSYYSFSNAGIPAFISGGGGAIPERFDGVGRHYLAVEVAPREGVRDVGLVRVD; encoded by the coding sequence GTGAACGGCGCGTTGAAGCATGGTGTCCTCGCCGCGCTGTTGATCACCGCCTGCGTCCGTCCCGCGGAGGATCGCGCGACGCGCGATGCGAACGTGGGGCGAGAGGAGAACGGCGGCGTGTCGGTGGAGGTGGAGGGCGGGTTGGCGTCGGTGCGCGCCGTTGCGGCCGGTGGCCTGGAGCTGTGGGGGCAGGCGCCCGCCTTCTCCACGAAGGTGACGATGTCGGCGGACGCGCCGTCGGGGTTGTTGCTCACCGTCCACAATGCGATGCCGGATGCGGAGCTGACGGCGACGGACGAGGGGGGCGGGGTGGTGCCGGTGGAGCCGTTCCCCTCGGTGCGGCCCACGCTGAAGGTCTGGCGCGTGGGATTGCGACCCGGGACCGTGGCGCGCCTCATGGTGGCGCCGCCTGACTGGGATTCCGACGCACCGTTCCGCTTCGCGGCGTTGGCGGACGTTCAAGAGGCGCTGCCGCGCGTGGGCGATGTCTACGCGCGCATGTCCGAGGACCCTTCGCTGCGCTTCATCTTCTTCGCGGGAGACCTCACGGAGCGGGGCCAGCGCGAGGAGTTGGAAGAGTTCCAGCAGCGGTTGGAGTTCGGCGCGCGCATCCCGTTGTTCGCCACACTGGGCAACCACGAGACGTTCACGCAAGACGCGCGGGCGTACCACCAACTGGTAGGCCGAGGCAGCCAGCACTTCGTCTTCCACGGCGTGCACTTCAGTCTGGTGGACTCAGGCAATGGAACGGTGGACCCCACCGTGGAGGCGCAACTCGACGGGTGGCTCGACGAGGCGCGCGATGCGGTGCATGTGGTGGCCATGCACGTCCCTCCGTTGGATCCCGTGGGCGTGCGCGGAGGTGGGTTCGCCAGTCGGAACGAGGCCGCGGGTCTGGTGGGCAAGCTCGCGCGAGCGGGCGTGGACCTCACGCTGTATGGCCACATCCATTCGTACTATTCGTTTTCGAACGCGGGAATTCCGGCCTTCATCTCCGGTGGCGGAGGTGCCATCCCCGAGCGCTTCGACGGCGTGGGTCGTCACTACCTCGCGGTGGAAGTGGCGCCCCGTGAGGGCGTTCGGGATGTGGGGCTGGTGCGCGTAGACTGA
- a CDS encoding protein kinase yields MRALTGLSGEGEYAPHPFSSPEPAPVADPNSPQPFGKYVLLSKIAAGGMAVTYRARLTGAAGVTKPCVIKQILPHFVDDTDFVEMFISEARVAAGLTHGNIAQVFDFGEVDGQYFIAMELVHGQPLSKVLRRAARAGMGFFPMPLALHIASKLCDGLDYAHRHVGEDGRALGLVHRDVSPDNVLISYEGEVKVIDFGIAKATSVVEAKTSPGTLKGKYPYFSPEQAQGRQDLDPRTDVYAAGVVLYEMVCGRRPLEGEFVTVLPRILTADYLPPSAVNPGVSPDLETVIGHAMALDRESRYQTAQDLSESLSELLYRDNTRFSTAMLSQLMAFLFAEELAAEGRKVEIAPSFRELLASWQSSAVEPSQGRAKLPSSAGAARPSSASIPRAPSSAGVRPPSAPGSRPGSDGGAKAVTSNPSQRRSTTSGVRRVTNPNLARGENTGTGRRPLPPTPPELPAEPDTDSTLAQQPTAMPTLAAPRDTPVEVPAVITETATARPAAATEIHGTEVHAPPTVLRPPVSAKAHADNAREVIAREEAERNTQRQKQMRTLSLGIFGATITVLFVWLFWRFVIPHEGATQDPETVTVLWITSKPEGATILLNGQERGRTPSKLMGGDVHAPHTLVLSLQGYQPWTKRFVPINSEVHLNADLQRLPAEPAATAPATTGAGDAGTAPQLVAQADTDGGLASSDGGAPLSDGGTAVAEATTAADDGGTGDSLEGKNREMYEVDYPTRLLVLRPMFNAMPVPEYATANIDVSPNAAYSVWTDGSAALAEGEGTTSNALVYFAEGDVPADNSFGLVGASPRTIKGAKRLHFFVLDENGPEDNRGSVRVHLRQSAYVPPRALVFDAEKNALQLKPEHQVILRGLNPRSTYLLTVRDDIAELRPGANGRVHQVLCVERGPTPESVRRSHRLFETGKRYQVTGAEDLRCTFPDSRASDNQGAIDVDIVDVTLMNRKQRAEALKGSSRSER; encoded by the coding sequence ATGCGAGCGCTAACGGGACTTTCCGGTGAAGGCGAGTATGCTCCACATCCCTTTTCTTCCCCCGAACCAGCACCCGTGGCGGACCCGAACAGCCCTCAGCCATTTGGCAAGTACGTCCTGCTGTCGAAGATTGCCGCGGGCGGCATGGCCGTCACGTATCGCGCGCGACTGACGGGCGCGGCAGGCGTCACGAAGCCGTGTGTCATCAAGCAGATCCTCCCGCACTTCGTCGACGACACTGACTTCGTCGAGATGTTCATCAGCGAGGCGCGGGTGGCCGCGGGGCTGACGCACGGGAACATCGCGCAGGTCTTCGACTTCGGAGAGGTGGACGGGCAGTACTTCATCGCCATGGAGCTGGTGCACGGCCAGCCCCTGTCGAAGGTGCTGCGGCGCGCTGCTCGCGCGGGGATGGGCTTCTTCCCCATGCCGCTGGCGCTGCACATCGCCAGCAAGCTGTGCGACGGGCTGGACTACGCGCACCGGCACGTGGGCGAGGACGGACGGGCGCTCGGGCTCGTGCACCGCGACGTGTCTCCCGACAACGTCCTCATCTCGTACGAGGGCGAGGTCAAGGTCATCGACTTTGGCATCGCCAAGGCCACCAGCGTGGTGGAGGCGAAGACGTCTCCCGGCACGCTCAAGGGCAAGTACCCGTACTTCTCTCCCGAGCAGGCGCAGGGCCGGCAGGACCTGGATCCGCGCACGGACGTCTACGCCGCGGGCGTCGTCCTCTACGAGATGGTCTGCGGACGCCGCCCGCTGGAGGGCGAGTTCGTCACCGTGTTGCCGCGCATCCTCACGGCGGACTACCTGCCGCCGTCCGCGGTGAATCCCGGCGTCAGCCCGGACCTGGAGACCGTCATCGGACACGCGATGGCGCTCGACCGGGAGTCGCGCTACCAGACCGCGCAGGACCTCAGCGAGTCCCTGAGCGAGCTGCTGTACCGGGACAACACGCGCTTCTCCACCGCGATGCTCAGCCAGCTCATGGCCTTCCTCTTCGCCGAGGAGCTGGCCGCCGAGGGGCGCAAGGTGGAGATCGCCCCGAGCTTCCGCGAGCTGCTCGCGTCGTGGCAGAGCTCCGCGGTGGAGCCGTCGCAAGGACGCGCGAAGCTGCCCTCGTCCGCGGGCGCCGCTCGGCCCTCCAGCGCCAGCATCCCGCGCGCGCCCAGCTCGGCGGGAGTCCGGCCGCCCAGCGCTCCGGGCTCGCGCCCCGGCAGTGACGGCGGCGCCAAGGCCGTCACCAGCAACCCATCCCAGCGCCGCAGCACCACGTCCGGCGTGCGCCGGGTGACGAACCCCAACCTCGCGCGCGGAGAGAACACCGGCACGGGACGGCGCCCGCTCCCGCCCACACCGCCGGAGCTTCCCGCCGAGCCGGACACCGACTCGACGCTGGCGCAGCAGCCCACGGCGATGCCCACGCTGGCCGCTCCGCGCGACACGCCCGTGGAGGTCCCCGCCGTCATAACGGAGACGGCCACCGCGCGCCCCGCCGCGGCCACCGAGATACACGGGACCGAGGTGCATGCGCCGCCCACCGTGCTCCGCCCACCCGTCAGCGCGAAGGCCCACGCGGACAACGCGCGCGAGGTGATTGCCCGCGAGGAGGCCGAGCGCAACACGCAGCGCCAGAAGCAGATGCGCACCCTGAGCCTCGGCATCTTCGGGGCCACCATCACGGTGCTCTTCGTCTGGCTGTTCTGGCGCTTCGTCATCCCTCATGAGGGGGCGACACAGGACCCCGAGACCGTCACCGTCCTGTGGATCACCTCCAAGCCCGAGGGGGCCACCATCCTCCTCAATGGCCAGGAGCGGGGCCGCACGCCGAGCAAGCTCATGGGCGGCGATGTCCATGCACCGCATACGCTCGTGCTCTCGCTCCAGGGATACCAGCCCTGGACCAAGCGCTTCGTGCCCATCAACAGCGAGGTCCATCTCAACGCGGACCTCCAGCGCCTGCCCGCGGAGCCGGCAGCGACGGCCCCCGCGACAACGGGCGCAGGGGATGCCGGCACCGCGCCCCAGCTCGTCGCCCAAGCGGACACCGACGGCGGCCTGGCTTCGAGCGACGGCGGCGCGCCGCTGAGCGACGGTGGCACCGCGGTGGCGGAGGCGACGACCGCCGCGGATGACGGGGGCACGGGCGACTCGCTCGAGGGCAAGAACCGCGAGATGTACGAGGTGGACTACCCCACGCGCCTGCTCGTGCTGCGCCCCATGTTCAACGCGATGCCCGTGCCGGAGTACGCCACGGCCAACATCGACGTGAGCCCCAACGCCGCCTACTCCGTCTGGACGGATGGCAGCGCGGCGCTCGCGGAGGGCGAGGGCACGACGTCCAACGCGCTCGTCTACTTCGCCGAGGGCGATGTCCCCGCCGACAACTCCTTCGGTCTCGTGGGCGCCTCTCCGCGCACCATCAAGGGCGCCAAGCGGCTGCACTTCTTCGTGCTCGACGAGAACGGCCCCGAGGACAACCGCGGCAGCGTGCGCGTGCACCTGCGGCAGTCCGCATATGTGCCGCCGCGCGCGCTCGTGTTCGACGCCGAGAAGAACGCGCTCCAGCTCAAGCCCGAGCACCAGGTCATCCTGCGCGGACTGAACCCGCGCTCCACGTACCTGCTCACCGTGCGCGACGACATCGCGGAGCTTCGCCCCGGCGCCAACGGCCGCGTGCATCAGGTGCTCTGCGTGGAGCGAGGCCCCACGCCCGAGTCCGTGCGGCGCTCCCATCGGCTGTTCGAGACGGGCAAGCGCTACCAGGTGACGGGCGCCGAGGACCTGCGCTGCACCTTCCCCGACTCGCGCGCGAGCGACAACCAGGGCGCCATCGACGTGGACATCGTCGACGTCACCTTGATGAACCGGAAGCAGCGCGCCGAAGCCCTCAAGGGCTCGAGCCGCTCCGAGCGCTGA
- a CDS encoding ATP-binding protein, giving the protein MPTEPPCQPPDAPPFRLSIRVPADVAVAAALTRRFAREAGLAAAGSAEVAVVVSELASNLIRHTRAGGTVDLWVDADWLWIRAWDDGPGMVEPERLFAGRDGRPGPLPGESLGEGGAAVRRLTDAVRVTNRVGGGLEVVARKRLTPPGERRRF; this is encoded by the coding sequence TTGCCCACCGAGCCTCCTTGTCAGCCACCTGATGCGCCTCCGTTTCGTTTGTCGATTCGGGTTCCCGCCGATGTGGCCGTCGCTGCGGCCCTCACCCGACGCTTCGCGCGTGAAGCCGGACTGGCGGCCGCGGGCAGCGCGGAGGTGGCCGTGGTGGTGAGCGAACTGGCCAGCAATCTGATCCGCCACACGCGGGCGGGCGGCACCGTGGACCTCTGGGTGGACGCCGATTGGCTGTGGATCCGCGCCTGGGATGACGGCCCGGGGATGGTGGAGCCCGAGCGACTCTTCGCGGGACGCGACGGCCGGCCAGGTCCACTGCCAGGCGAGAGCCTGGGCGAAGGTGGCGCCGCGGTGCGCCGGCTGACGGACGCGGTGCGCGTCACCAACCGCGTGGGCGGCGGACTCGAAGTCGTGGCCCGCAAGCGATTGACACCTCCGGGTGAGAGGAGACGGTTTTGA
- a CDS encoding serine/threonine protein kinase: MNADGLHAQLLRVLQGFMSETAARLVLRGTLEPLKLSASSLRAEDLPRIIEALEPASRHFMHPAQRPRLAADLKGLATGVPAGRSSMPGHVARPTPSSPVEATTPALVVRPATLTIRTEADASSARLTARTLCEELGGRGFECQKVATAVSELARNQLSYAGGGIIHLHPERTPKRMLRVRAEDKGQGIPNVELVLSGNYRSKTGMGLGLLGVKRLADRFDVRTGPAGTHVEFEVWL, translated from the coding sequence TTGAACGCAGACGGGCTACACGCGCAGCTGCTGCGCGTGCTTCAGGGCTTCATGTCGGAGACGGCGGCGCGACTGGTGCTTCGCGGCACCTTGGAGCCCCTGAAGCTGTCCGCAAGCTCGCTGCGCGCGGAGGACCTGCCGCGCATCATCGAAGCGCTCGAGCCCGCCTCGCGGCACTTCATGCATCCGGCGCAGCGCCCGCGGCTCGCGGCCGACCTCAAGGGATTGGCGACAGGCGTCCCCGCGGGGCGCAGCAGCATGCCGGGGCACGTCGCGCGGCCCACGCCCAGCTCCCCCGTGGAGGCCACGACGCCCGCGCTCGTGGTTCGTCCCGCCACGCTCACCATCCGCACCGAAGCGGACGCGAGCAGCGCGCGGCTCACGGCGCGCACGCTGTGCGAGGAATTGGGAGGCCGAGGCTTCGAGTGCCAGAAGGTGGCCACCGCGGTGAGCGAGCTGGCGCGCAACCAGCTCTCGTACGCGGGCGGCGGCATCATCCACCTGCATCCCGAGCGCACGCCCAAGCGGATGTTGCGCGTGCGCGCCGAGGACAAGGGCCAGGGCATCCCCAACGTGGAGCTGGTGCTGTCCGGCAACTACCGCAGCAAGACGGGCATGGGCCTGGGGCTGCTCGGCGTGAAGCGCCTGGCGGACCGGTTCGACGTGCGCACCGGCCCCGCCGGAACCCACGTGGAGTTCGAGGTGTGGCTGTGA
- a CDS encoding SpoIIE family protein phosphatase, translating to MRWSAAHRSRPRQGETANGDSALIREDGGHTLLAVVDALGHGPLAADAAQAALRCLEQVSLTAGLASVLESLHQALRGGRGAAAMLALYDGRTLRCGGVGNVELRALGTKIPVLPTPGILGQHVRAVREAEVTPALGDRLVLFSDGVSSRLELDMTRGLTPEAACALLLERYGRETDDATVLVADVENP from the coding sequence GTGAGGTGGTCCGCCGCCCACCGCTCACGGCCCCGCCAGGGCGAAACGGCGAACGGAGACAGCGCGCTGATCCGCGAGGACGGCGGACACACGCTGCTCGCGGTGGTGGATGCGCTGGGCCACGGGCCGTTGGCGGCGGACGCGGCCCAGGCGGCCTTGCGCTGCCTGGAGCAGGTGTCGCTCACGGCGGGCCTGGCCTCCGTGTTGGAGTCGCTGCACCAGGCGCTGCGCGGGGGCCGAGGCGCCGCGGCCATGCTCGCGCTGTATGACGGACGCACCCTGCGCTGCGGCGGCGTGGGCAACGTGGAGCTGCGCGCGCTGGGCACGAAAATTCCCGTGCTGCCCACACCCGGAATCCTCGGGCAGCATGTGCGCGCGGTGCGCGAGGCCGAGGTCACTCCGGCGCTCGGCGACCGGCTGGTCCTCTTCAGTGACGGCGTGAGTTCGCGGCTGGAGCTGGATATGACGCGCGGGCTGACGCCCGAGGCGGCGTGCGCGCTGTTGCTGGAGCGCTACGGCCGCGAAACCGATGACGCCACCGTGCTGGTGGCGGACGTGGAGAATCCATGA
- a CDS encoding STAS domain-containing protein — MSYPDENRPSGPSRETSRIPIIPLWGQLIVPLQGDITDAQAAQLCSDVLRDIQRSGARGMVVDISGLWLVDSHLCAVLARLANAARLMGTRTVLSGMGADVALTLQSMGIQLEGVETALGLEEGLAMLGVQVTGARTAEAEREAAQQLADEMLGLTTPAPMKSSA, encoded by the coding sequence ATGAGCTACCCGGACGAGAACCGGCCCTCGGGGCCCTCGCGCGAGACCTCGCGCATCCCCATCATTCCGCTGTGGGGACAGCTCATCGTCCCCCTCCAGGGCGACATCACGGACGCCCAGGCGGCGCAGCTCTGCTCGGACGTGCTGCGCGACATCCAGCGCAGCGGCGCGCGCGGCATGGTGGTGGACATCTCCGGCCTGTGGCTGGTGGACAGCCACCTGTGCGCGGTGCTCGCGCGGCTGGCGAACGCGGCCCGGCTGATGGGCACGCGCACGGTGCTCTCCGGCATGGGCGCGGACGTGGCCCTCACGCTCCAGAGCATGGGCATCCAGTTGGAGGGCGTGGAGACGGCGCTGGGCCTGGAGGAGGGCCTCGCCATGCTCGGCGTCCAGGTGACGGGCGCGCGCACCGCCGAGGCCGAGCGCGAGGCCGCGCAGCAGCTCGCCGACGAGATGCTTGGACTGACCACCCCCGCCCCGATGAAGAGCAGCGCCTGA
- a CDS encoding STAS domain-containing protein — MTTSPTPPPDLTVRPDRVSRIIDVLSMISVGQYDAARTTLSIQEQDEFAALEETLNVFVRELAATRRENEEALARLEAGHRELQEKLTTIEQQRMAIRDLSTPIIELWDDIVTLPIVGVVDTQRSVEMTERLLHRIVQTKARCVIIDITGVEVVDTMTANHFIKMVNAARLLGAYCVVTGISPLIAQTLVQIGVDLREVRTLSSLKEGLRECFRHLSDRTTAPTASRR, encoded by the coding sequence ATGACGACCTCGCCCACCCCCCCGCCCGACCTGACTGTCCGCCCCGACCGCGTGAGCCGCATCATCGACGTGCTGTCGATGATCTCCGTGGGCCAGTACGACGCCGCACGCACCACGCTGTCCATCCAGGAGCAGGACGAGTTCGCCGCGCTGGAGGAGACGCTCAACGTCTTCGTGCGTGAGCTGGCCGCCACCCGCCGCGAGAACGAAGAAGCCCTCGCGCGCCTGGAGGCGGGACACCGCGAGCTGCAGGAGAAGCTGACCACCATCGAGCAGCAGCGGATGGCCATCCGCGACCTGTCCACGCCCATCATCGAGCTGTGGGACGACATCGTCACGCTGCCCATCGTGGGCGTGGTGGACACGCAGCGCTCGGTGGAGATGACCGAGCGGCTGCTCCACCGCATCGTCCAGACGAAGGCCCGCTGCGTCATCATCGACATCACCGGCGTGGAGGTGGTGGACACGATGACGGCCAACCACTTCATCAAGATGGTGAACGCGGCGCGGCTGCTCGGCGCCTACTGCGTGGTGACGGGCATCAGCCCGCTCATCGCGCAGACGCTGGTGCAGATTGGCGTGGACCTGCGCGAGGTGCGGACGCTCAGCAGCCTCAAGGAAGGCCTGCGCGAGTGCTTCCGCCACCTGAGCGACCGCACCACCGCGCCCACCGCGTCGCGCCGCTGA
- a CDS encoding STAS/SEC14 domain-containing protein, whose product MREMIVGVRAFHEGKPAIYLLADVRQGTGFSAETRKAVSDDPSLTPYAATVFFGASFAMKTIANMMMRAMALLGRAASGEMMFLDSEEAGRAWLADHRARAEAARKST is encoded by the coding sequence ATGCGGGAGATGATTGTCGGGGTGCGGGCCTTCCACGAGGGCAAGCCCGCCATCTACCTGCTGGCGGACGTGCGCCAGGGCACGGGCTTCTCCGCCGAGACCCGCAAGGCCGTCAGCGACGACCCGAGCCTGACGCCCTACGCGGCCACGGTGTTCTTCGGCGCCAGCTTCGCCATGAAGACCATCGCCAACATGATGATGCGCGCCATGGCCCTGCTGGGCCGCGCGGCCTCGGGCGAGATGATGTTCCTCGACTCCGAGGAAGCTGGCCGGGCGTGGCTCGCGGACCACCGGGCCCGCGCTGAGGCGGCTCGCAAGTCCACCTGA